A single region of the bacterium genome encodes:
- the tatA gene encoding twin-arginine translocase TatA/TatE family subunit has translation MIYGLGMQELLVILAIVMLLFGGKRLPEVGRNLGKAIRGFKQAEDEATKEIRKTSQSARTTETNDSATEPEVTESEDKPAEDEPATSDEEPTEKPA, from the coding sequence ATGATCTACGGACTCGGTATGCAGGAACTACTCGTTATTCTGGCTATCGTCATGCTCCTTTTCGGCGGCAAGCGTCTCCCCGAGGTAGGGAGGAACCTGGGCAAAGCCATCCGCGGTTTCAAGCAGGCCGAGGATGAGGCCACGAAGGAGATCAGGAAGACGTCCCAGTCAGCCAGGACGACCGAAACGAATGACTCAGCCACAGAACCTGAGGTGACTGAATCGGAGGACAAGCCGGCGGAGGATGAACCGGCAACTTCGGATGAGGAGCCGACGGAAAAGCCGGCATGA
- a CDS encoding GNAT family N-acetyltransferase — protein MLLENYPSKVDLKDGTQLTLRAMTKQDDRALMDFFESLTEEDRLYLRNNVSSYRVVREWFENLNYNRVFPLLALVDGRIVANATLHRKPFGWMRHVGEIRIVVSPEFRKKGLARIMAAEIIANAREAGLEKLTAEMAVSQKDAFEAFHKLGFKDEAKLKGYIRDGKNRGHDLLIMTLDL, from the coding sequence ATGCTCTTGGAAAACTACCCAAGCAAGGTAGACCTGAAAGACGGGACGCAGCTTACACTCAGGGCAATGACCAAGCAGGACGACAGGGCCCTGATGGATTTTTTCGAAAGTCTCACCGAGGAGGACCGTCTCTACCTGCGGAACAATGTGTCCAGCTACCGCGTGGTGCGGGAGTGGTTTGAGAACCTCAACTACAACAGGGTCTTTCCGCTTCTTGCCCTCGTCGATGGCCGCATCGTGGCCAACGCCACCTTGCACCGCAAGCCTTTCGGTTGGATGCGCCACGTGGGTGAGATCCGTATCGTGGTGTCCCCGGAGTTCCGGAAAAAGGGGCTCGCGCGGATCATGGCCGCCGAGATCATCGCCAATGCCAGGGAAGCCGGGCTGGAGAAACTCACGGCCGAGATGGCCGTATCCCAGAAGGACGCCTTTGAAGCTTTCCACAAGCTCGGTTTCAAGGATGAGGCCAAGCTCAAGGGATATATCAGGGACGGCAAGAACAGGGGCCACGATCTGCTGATCATGACCCTCGACCTGTGA
- a CDS encoding GNAT family N-acetyltransferase, whose amino-acid sequence MILDEYPKEITLKDGSLLTLRPMVAGDEVRLLAFFQGLSEAERLYLRDDVSDPAVIKAWAESVNYNRVLPVLAIDGDRVVGDATLHRNPHSWMRHVGEIRIVVSSDYREKGLARLLAAEVFQNAVTSGLEKLVAEMLTDQHDARRVFSRMGFREEAILKDHVLDVDGNRHDLLIMSNDVTKLWGQWIEFTESISGTWNMEH is encoded by the coding sequence ATGATACTCGACGAATATCCGAAAGAGATCACACTGAAAGACGGAAGCCTTTTGACCTTAAGGCCCATGGTGGCCGGAGACGAAGTCCGGCTCCTGGCCTTTTTCCAGGGGCTTTCCGAGGCAGAGCGCCTTTACCTGCGGGATGACGTGTCCGATCCGGCCGTGATCAAGGCGTGGGCTGAAAGTGTGAACTACAACAGGGTGTTGCCTGTTCTGGCCATTGACGGCGACCGCGTTGTCGGAGACGCGACGCTGCACCGTAACCCGCACAGCTGGATGCGTCATGTCGGGGAGATCCGCATCGTGGTGTCATCGGATTACCGGGAGAAGGGGCTTGCCAGGCTCCTGGCAGCCGAGGTGTTCCAGAACGCCGTCACCTCAGGCCTGGAGAAGCTGGTGGCCGAGATGCTCACCGATCAGCACGACGCCCGACGCGTGTTTTCACGGATGGGGTTCAGGGAGGAGGCGATCCTCAAGGACCACGTTCTGGATGTGGACGGCAACCGCCATGATCTCCTCATCATGAGCAACGACGTTACGAAACTCTGGGGTCAGTGGATAGAGTTCACGGAGTCCATCTCCGGGACGTGGAACATGGAACACTAG
- a CDS encoding rhomboid family intramembrane serine protease, with product MNYVLIGANVLAFLFELSLGTHLQAFVHVFGVVPERVLAIVTGEPGLIHYAVLPFFTSMFLHGGWLHLLGNMLYLYIFGDNVEDALGHVGYLLFYLACGVAASLTHVALNMSSSIPTVGASGAIAGVLGAYFLLYPKARVVTLLPIFFFIQIVEIPAFLFLGFWFLFQFITGAVETASGAAGGVAWWAHIGGFTAGASYTMLRYRMLRKNLRGAV from the coding sequence TTGAACTACGTTCTCATCGGGGCCAACGTCCTGGCGTTCCTCTTCGAACTCAGCCTCGGGACCCACCTGCAGGCTTTTGTCCACGTTTTCGGCGTCGTGCCGGAAAGAGTCCTTGCCATTGTCACCGGGGAGCCAGGCCTGATCCACTATGCGGTCCTTCCCTTTTTCACCTCCATGTTCCTCCACGGCGGCTGGCTTCACCTCCTCGGAAACATGCTCTACCTTTACATCTTCGGGGACAACGTGGAGGACGCCCTCGGTCACGTCGGATACCTGTTGTTTTACCTGGCCTGCGGGGTGGCGGCCTCCCTGACTCATGTGGCGCTGAACATGTCCAGCAGCATTCCCACCGTTGGCGCCAGCGGGGCCATCGCGGGTGTGCTGGGCGCCTATTTCCTCCTCTACCCAAAGGCGAGGGTGGTGACATTGCTGCCCATCTTCTTCTTCATCCAGATCGTGGAGATCCCGGCTTTCCTGTTCCTGGGGTTCTGGTTCCTTTTTCAGTTCATCACCGGGGCGGTTGAGACCGCAAGCGGCGCCGCCGGTGGGGTGGCCTGGTGGGCCCATATCGGAGGGTTCACGGCCGGGGCGTCGTATACCATGCTCAGGTACAGGATGCTCAGGAAAAACCTGCGGGGAGCAGTCTGA
- the eno gene encoding phosphopyruvate hydratase: MSEINDIFARQILDSRGNPTVEVDVYLESGAFGRAAVPSGASTGKREALEMRDGDKKRYMGKGVTKAVEAVNDRIAPALIAYEALAQAEVDQVMIELDGTENKSDLGANAILGVSMAVTRAAAEELGVPLYRYIGGLSANILPVPMMNIINGGAHADSGLDIQEFMIFPWGADTFAESLRMGTEVFHHLKKILADMGQSTSVGDEGGFAPRLNGNRAALDAIVKGIEAAGYRPGEDVAICLDPAASEFFKDGKYVLSAEDKVLSPDEMVSFYENLVNAYPIVSIEDGMAEDDWDGWAIITERLGDRVQIVGDDVFVTNPHILSEGIAKGVANSILIKLNQIGTVTETLETIRLARRAGYTSVISHRSGETSDTFIADLAVATGTGQIKTGAPSRSERVAKYNQLLRIEEELDEEAFFLGQGCLRYPAVED, encoded by the coding sequence ATGAGTGAGATCAACGATATCTTTGCACGACAGATCCTCGATTCCAGAGGCAACCCCACAGTGGAGGTGGATGTATACCTCGAAAGCGGCGCCTTCGGGCGTGCGGCCGTTCCATCTGGAGCTTCCACCGGGAAGCGTGAGGCTCTGGAGATGCGGGACGGGGACAAGAAACGATACATGGGCAAGGGGGTTACGAAGGCCGTCGAGGCGGTCAACGACCGCATCGCCCCGGCGCTCATTGCCTACGAAGCGCTGGCCCAGGCCGAGGTGGACCAGGTGATGATCGAACTGGACGGCACCGAGAACAAGAGCGACCTGGGCGCCAATGCCATCCTGGGTGTTTCCATGGCCGTGACCAGGGCCGCCGCGGAAGAGCTCGGTGTGCCTCTCTACCGTTATATCGGCGGGCTTTCGGCCAACATCCTGCCGGTTCCAATGATGAACATCATCAACGGCGGAGCCCACGCCGACAGCGGCCTCGACATCCAGGAGTTCATGATCTTCCCCTGGGGGGCCGACACCTTCGCTGAGTCTCTCAGGATGGGGACCGAGGTGTTCCACCATCTCAAGAAGATCCTTGCCGACATGGGCCAGTCCACCTCGGTGGGTGACGAGGGAGGGTTCGCGCCCCGTTTGAACGGCAACCGGGCGGCGCTGGACGCCATCGTCAAGGGGATCGAGGCTGCAGGCTACAGGCCCGGTGAGGATGTCGCCATCTGCCTCGACCCGGCGGCTTCTGAGTTTTTCAAGGATGGGAAGTACGTCCTTTCGGCGGAGGACAAGGTCCTGTCGCCGGATGAGATGGTCTCTTTCTACGAGAACCTGGTCAACGCCTACCCCATCGTTTCCATCGAGGACGGCATGGCCGAGGACGATTGGGACGGCTGGGCCATCATCACTGAAAGGCTCGGTGACCGTGTGCAGATCGTGGGGGACGACGTTTTCGTCACTAACCCGCACATCCTCTCAGAGGGGATCGCCAAGGGTGTCGCCAACTCCATCCTTATCAAGCTCAACCAGATCGGGACCGTTACCGAGACCCTCGAGACGATCCGCCTTGCCCGCCGTGCCGGCTACACCTCGGTCATCTCCCACAGGTCGGGCGAGACCAGCGACACTTTTATCGCCGACCTCGCTGTGGCGACCGGAACGGGGCAGATCAAGACCGGGGCCCCGAGCCGCTCCGAGCGCGTGGCCAAGTACAACCAGCTGCTGCGCATCGAGGAAGAGCTCGACGAGGAAGCCTTCTTCCTGGGACAGGGATGCCTGAGGTACCCGGCGGTGGAGGACTAG